A part of Bartonella quintana genomic DNA contains:
- a CDS encoding LOG family protein, translated as MKKGYKGKREEEQKNWMPLICAKDTLKQGYEISNLAQMRSSAYRLAYIDQDFMMRPDLRSQRISLEFLKPEITLQDYDIQSTVVLFGSARIFESGKDAWAAKNETQKKNLHAMSHYYDEAREFARLCSRYSATTEYREFVVVTGGGPGVMEAGNRGAADVGAPTIGLNVVLLHEQEPNPYVTPHLCFNFHYLGMRKMHFLMRAKALAVFPGGFGTLDELFETLTLMQTGRMKQVPLLMFGKEFWDNVINFDYLSTQGMISPSDVNFVKFVKTAAEAFEEIRSFYKLP; from the coding sequence ATGAAAAAAGGCTATAAAGGAAAAAGAGAAGAAGAGCAGAAAAATTGGATGCCTCTTATTTGTGCAAAAGATACTCTAAAACAAGGCTATGAAATTTCTAATCTAGCACAAATGCGTTCGTCTGCTTATCGTTTGGCTTATATTGATCAGGACTTTATGATGCGTCCTGACCTACGTTCACAGCGTATAAGTCTTGAGTTTTTAAAACCGGAAATAACGCTTCAAGACTATGATATTCAATCAACAGTTGTTTTATTTGGTAGTGCTCGTATTTTTGAATCCGGGAAAGACGCGTGGGCAGCAAAAAATGAAACGCAAAAGAAAAATTTGCATGCTATGTCACATTATTACGATGAGGCAAGAGAATTTGCCCGTTTATGTTCACGTTATTCTGCAACGACCGAGTATCGTGAATTTGTGGTTGTCACTGGGGGAGGACCAGGGGTAATGGAAGCGGGAAATCGTGGTGCTGCTGATGTTGGCGCACCAACGATTGGTTTAAATGTTGTTTTACTACATGAACAAGAGCCCAATCCTTATGTGACACCGCATTTGTGTTTTAATTTTCATTATTTAGGGATGCGCAAAATGCATTTTTTAATGCGGGCAAAGGCATTAGCCGTTTTTCCTGGAGGATTCGGCACTTTAGATGAATTATTTGAGACGTTAACTTTAATGCAGACGGGACGTATGAAACAAGTTCCCCTCTTAATGTTTGGCAAGGAATTTTGGGACAATGTTATCAATTTTGATTATCTGTCTACACAAGGTATGATATCCCCTTCCGATGTCAATTTTGTGAAATTTGTTAAAACAGCGGCGGAAGCTTTTGAAGAAATTCGTTCCTTTTATAAGCTCCCTTAA
- the fmt gene encoding methionyl-tRNA formyltransferase encodes MGLRLSFMGTPHFSVPILHALLDAGHDIVAVYSQPPRPAGRRGLKMIPSPVQNAAQAKSIPVFTPQTLKTAEKQAQFAELAVDVAIVVAYGLFLPKAILETPRLGCFNAHASLLPRWRGAAPIQRAIMAGDKETGIMIMKMDEGLDTGSIALSRSIPITDNTTADELSNKLSHIGAELMIEMLSTLEKGQLKLTPQSEENITYASKIKKEETRIDWTKSAEFIHRQIRALSPFPGCWCKMNIAGREERVKILGSRLTKGPSREIGWIEPNSLIIHCGQGRIEITSLQKSGGKILDSAAFLRGARLSTVF; translated from the coding sequence ATGGGATTACGATTAAGTTTTATGGGAACACCTCATTTTTCCGTTCCCATTTTACATGCTTTATTGGATGCTGGCCATGATATTGTAGCTGTTTATAGCCAACCCCCCCGCCCAGCAGGACGTCGTGGTCTTAAAATGATCCCCTCACCCGTTCAAAATGCAGCACAAGCAAAATCCATTCCTGTTTTCACACCACAGACACTCAAAACAGCCGAAAAACAAGCACAATTCGCAGAACTTGCTGTCGATGTTGCTATTGTTGTTGCCTATGGACTATTCTTACCGAAAGCCATTCTTGAAACACCGCGTTTGGGTTGTTTCAATGCCCACGCTTCACTTTTACCACGTTGGCGTGGTGCTGCGCCTATTCAGCGTGCAATTATGGCTGGTGATAAGGAAACAGGGATAATGATTATGAAAATGGATGAAGGACTTGATACCGGATCTATCGCTTTATCTCGCTCTATCCCCATTACTGATAACACCACCGCCGATGAACTTTCAAACAAGCTCTCACATATCGGTGCAGAACTTATGATAGAAATGCTATCGACTCTTGAAAAAGGGCAACTTAAACTTACTCCACAATCAGAGGAAAATATAACCTATGCCTCAAAAATCAAAAAGGAAGAAACGCGCATTGATTGGACAAAATCTGCAGAATTTATTCATAGGCAGATCCGTGCTCTTTCTCCCTTTCCTGGTTGTTGGTGCAAAATGAATATCGCCGGTCGAGAAGAACGCGTAAAAATTCTCGGAAGTCGCTTAACAAAAGGCCCTTCTCGTGAAATTGGGTGGATAGAACCCAATTCTTTAATTATTCATTGTGGACAAGGGCGGATAGAAATAACTTCCCTCCAAAAATCTGGTGGTAAAATTCTTGATAGCGCAGCATTTTTGCGAGGTGCTCGTCTTTCTACTGTTTTTTGA
- the rpmI gene encoding 50S ribosomal protein L35 codes for MPKMKTKSSAKKRFKITASGKVKVAAAGKRHGMIKRSNKFIRDARGTMVLSDQDAKKVIQYYLPNGF; via the coding sequence ATGCCCAAGATGAAGACCAAATCATCAGCTAAAAAGCGATTTAAAATCACTGCGTCAGGCAAAGTTAAGGTAGCGGCTGCAGGTAAACGCCATGGCATGATTAAACGTTCAAATAAATTTATTCGCGATGCTCGTGGAACAATGGTTTTGAGTGATCAAGATGCTAAAAAAGTCATTCAATATTATTTACCGAATGGTTTTTAA
- the truA gene encoding tRNA pseudouridine(38-40) synthase TruA — protein sequence MPRFKLTLEYDGSNYAGWQRQAELHTIQSALEQAIFHFSGQQLTITTAGRTDAGVHATGQVAHVDFIKNWQTYTVRDALNAYLQKQGEEIAVLNVQNVPDSFDARFSAIKRHYLFKILNRLSPPALNIKRVWWIPKPLNVDAMHQAAQKLVGQHDFTTFRSAHCQAKSPIRTLERLDVYKEGEEIFLYAQARSFLHHQIRSFAGSLMEVGIGRWTAQDLEAALHAKDRKRCGMVAPPSGLYLTQVDY from the coding sequence ATGCCACGTTTTAAACTCACCCTTGAATATGATGGCTCAAATTATGCTGGCTGGCAACGCCAAGCAGAACTTCATACCATACAAAGTGCCCTTGAACAGGCTATTTTTCATTTTAGTGGACAACAATTAACCATTACAACAGCCGGCAGAACTGACGCTGGTGTTCATGCTACAGGACAAGTTGCACATGTTGATTTCATCAAAAATTGGCAAACATATACTGTCCGCGATGCACTCAATGCTTATTTACAAAAACAGGGAGAAGAGATTGCCGTCCTAAACGTACAAAATGTCCCGGATAGCTTTGATGCACGATTCTCCGCAATCAAACGCCATTATCTCTTTAAAATTCTCAATCGTCTCTCACCACCAGCCCTAAATATCAAACGCGTATGGTGGATACCAAAACCTCTCAATGTTGACGCTATGCATCAAGCTGCTCAAAAACTTGTAGGACAACATGATTTCACCACTTTCCGCTCAGCCCATTGCCAAGCCAAAAGTCCTATTCGTACCCTTGAACGTCTCGATGTTTACAAGGAAGGAGAAGAGATCTTCCTCTATGCACAAGCCCGCTCTTTTCTTCATCATCAAATCCGTTCATTTGCAGGAAGCCTCATGGAAGTTGGTATTGGACGTTGGACTGCTCAAGATCTTGAAGCAGCTCTCCATGCTAAAGATCGTAAGCGTTGTGGCATGGTTGCACCTCCTTCAGGACTTTATTTGACACAAGTCGACTATTAA
- the nth gene encoding endonuclease III: MTHKTVKLLKAREIAGILYREAEIAEIFRRFSVQRPTPKSDLIYTNIFTLLVAVVLSAQATDASVNKVTKELFRLADHPEKMVALGEEEIARHIRTVGLWRAKARNVYALCSFLIDQYGGQVPDNREALMTLPGVGRKTANVVLNVAFGQPTIAVDTHILRLGNRLGLAPGKTPEIVEEKLLKIIPVRYLRYAHHWLVLHGRYICQARKAQCRQCIIADLCKAAIKTNAVPAPLVEIQGNGAPIFF; this comes from the coding sequence ATGACTCACAAAACAGTAAAATTGTTAAAAGCAAGAGAAATTGCTGGAATATTGTATAGGGAAGCTGAAATTGCAGAAATATTTCGCCGTTTTTCTGTTCAACGTCCTACCCCCAAAAGTGATCTTATTTATACCAATATTTTTACTCTTTTGGTTGCAGTTGTTCTTTCAGCTCAAGCTACAGATGCGAGCGTTAATAAAGTGACGAAAGAATTATTTCGCCTTGCTGATCACCCGGAAAAAATGGTTGCGTTAGGAGAAGAAGAAATTGCACGTCATATTCGTACAGTTGGGCTTTGGCGTGCAAAAGCACGCAATGTTTACGCGCTTTGCAGCTTTTTAATTGATCAGTATGGCGGGCAAGTGCCTGATAATCGTGAGGCTCTTATGACACTTCCTGGGGTAGGACGTAAAACGGCTAATGTTGTTTTGAATGTTGCTTTTGGGCAACCTACAATAGCGGTGGACACGCATATTTTGCGTCTTGGGAATCGTCTTGGTTTAGCGCCTGGTAAAACACCAGAGATTGTCGAAGAAAAGTTGCTAAAGATTATACCAGTTCGTTATCTTCGTTATGCACATCATTGGCTCGTTTTACATGGGCGTTATATTTGCCAAGCGCGTAAAGCACAATGTAGGCAATGTATCATTGCTGATTTATGTAAAGCAGCAATCAAAACAAATGCAGTTCCAGCACCTTTGGTTGAAATTCAGGGCAATGGAGCTCCGATTTTTTTTTGA
- the rplT gene encoding 50S ribosomal protein L20 produces the protein MARVKRGVTAHAKHKKVLKQAEGFYGRRKNTIRAAKAAVDRSKQYAYRDRKNRKRTFRALWIQRINAAVRAEGLTYGRFIDGLSKAGIEIDRKVLSDIAVHESAAFSALVASAKKALEYLRDTTSNAFEGAVK, from the coding sequence ATGGCACGTGTAAAAAGAGGTGTGACAGCGCACGCTAAGCACAAAAAAGTTCTTAAACAAGCTGAAGGCTTTTACGGTCGTCGTAAAAATACTATTCGTGCAGCTAAAGCAGCGGTTGATCGTTCGAAGCAGTATGCTTACCGTGATCGCAAAAATAGGAAACGCACTTTTCGTGCTTTGTGGATTCAGAGAATCAATGCTGCTGTTCGCGCAGAAGGCTTAACTTATGGACGCTTTATTGATGGTTTATCAAAAGCCGGTATTGAGATTGATCGTAAGGTTCTTTCAGACATAGCAGTTCATGAGTCAGCGGCATTCTCTGCTTTAGTAGCTTCCGCAAAGAAAGCTTTAGAGTATTTGAGAGATACAACGTCTAATGCTTTTGAAGGCGCTGTCAAGTAA
- the pheT gene encoding phenylalanine--tRNA ligase subunit beta, translating to MKFTLSWLKDHLETDASLDEICDKLTAIGLEVGHVDDRSSLKGFVIAKVLKAMKHPDADKLQILLVDTGSGTPVQVICGAPNARVGLVGVLALPGTYVPGLDVTLSVGKIRGIESFGMMCSQAELELSDEHDGIIELPEDAPIGGLFATYAGLDDPVIDLSLTPNRSDCTGVRGIARDLAAAGIGRLRKLSLPKFVSSFETPLRVFLDFSQDTSLCLGFSWREVRNIQNGVSPQWMQQRLSAIGLRPMNALVDMSNYISFDVGRPLHVFDADKIKGDLRVRRGREGEQLQALNGKIYNLSVKDCVIADEEGIVSIAGIMGGERTSCDEMTRRVIIESALWDARSIAQTGRALGLVSDARYRFERGVDPAFMETGLEVATELVLRLCGGEGSKTKIVGYQQPEIKQIAFPFSEIKRLTHLEIEREQAITILTNLGFGIEGEGNVVTVKVPTWRPDIAGKADLVEEVMRIYGLDKIEPIPLEGFAEAKGQVLTCTQIRSRVTRLALVDRGMREAVTWSFISESQAIAFGGGQAQLKLVNPIAADMSVMRPSLLPGLLIAAQRNADRGFPDLALFEVSNIYEDDTPEKQQSVAGGIRRGTERFEGAGRFWDGHTRTVDVFEAKADALAVLEACGLDLDKVQIEVGAPDWYHPGRSGVMKLGSKIVLGFFGVLHPAILERLDVSGPLCGFEIFLDRIPESKKKATKSRSPLKLSPFQMVRRDFAFVVDKVITSSLIVRAASGADKKLIHSVRVFDVFEDLSLGEDKKSVAIEVAIQPIERTLTDGDIEALASKVVENVTKATGAYLRR from the coding sequence ATGAAATTTACATTGTCTTGGTTGAAAGATCACTTAGAGACCGATGCATCTTTGGATGAAATTTGTGACAAACTAACGGCTATCGGCCTTGAGGTTGGCCATGTTGATGACCGTTCTTCTTTAAAAGGTTTTGTGATTGCGAAAGTTTTAAAGGCAATGAAGCATCCTGATGCAGATAAATTACAAATTTTGCTAGTTGATACAGGATCCGGGACGCCTGTGCAAGTTATCTGCGGGGCGCCAAATGCACGTGTTGGGCTCGTTGGTGTTCTTGCGTTGCCAGGCACTTATGTGCCTGGGCTTGATGTGACCTTATCTGTAGGGAAAATCCGCGGTATTGAAAGTTTTGGGATGATGTGTTCACAAGCGGAGCTTGAATTATCAGATGAGCATGATGGGATTATCGAGCTTCCAGAAGATGCACCTATTGGAGGTTTGTTTGCGACTTATGCAGGTTTAGATGACCCGGTCATTGATCTTAGTTTGACACCTAATCGTTCTGATTGCACAGGTGTTCGCGGTATTGCACGTGATCTGGCTGCTGCTGGAATCGGACGGTTAAGAAAATTATCTTTGCCAAAATTTGTGTCTTCTTTTGAAACGCCGTTGCGTGTTTTTTTAGATTTTTCGCAAGACACATCATTATGTTTAGGTTTTTCTTGGCGTGAAGTCCGTAATATTCAAAATGGGGTATCGCCGCAATGGATGCAGCAGCGTTTAAGTGCGATTGGTTTGAGACCAATGAATGCATTAGTTGATATGAGTAATTACATAAGTTTTGATGTTGGTCGTCCACTTCATGTTTTTGATGCGGATAAAATTAAAGGGGATTTGAGGGTACGTCGTGGTCGTGAAGGAGAACAACTTCAAGCGCTTAACGGAAAAATCTATAATTTAAGCGTTAAGGATTGTGTCATTGCAGATGAAGAGGGAATTGTTTCGATTGCTGGTATTATGGGGGGTGAGAGAACGAGCTGTGATGAGATGACACGCCGTGTTATCATTGAGTCGGCACTTTGGGATGCGCGCAGTATTGCACAGACGGGCCGGGCATTAGGGCTTGTCAGTGATGCGCGTTATCGCTTTGAACGGGGTGTTGATCCAGCTTTTATGGAAACAGGGCTTGAGGTTGCAACAGAATTGGTCTTACGTCTTTGTGGCGGTGAAGGTTCAAAGACAAAGATTGTTGGTTATCAGCAGCCAGAAATCAAACAGATAGCTTTTCCTTTTTCTGAAATTAAACGTTTAACACATCTGGAAATAGAGCGTGAGCAAGCCATTACTATTTTAACAAACCTTGGATTTGGTATTGAAGGTGAGGGAAATGTGGTTACGGTTAAAGTACCAACATGGCGCCCTGATATTGCTGGTAAAGCGGATTTAGTAGAAGAAGTGATGAGGATTTATGGACTTGATAAAATTGAGCCAATTCCATTGGAAGGTTTTGCAGAGGCAAAAGGCCAAGTTTTAACATGCACACAGATTCGTTCACGTGTTACGCGTTTGGCTTTAGTGGATCGCGGTATGAGAGAGGCTGTGACATGGTCTTTTATTTCTGAAAGTCAGGCAATTGCTTTTGGAGGAGGTCAAGCACAGCTTAAATTAGTAAATCCCATTGCTGCTGATATGTCAGTAATGCGTCCTTCTCTTTTACCTGGATTGCTTATAGCTGCACAGCGAAATGCTGATCGTGGTTTTCCAGATCTTGCTTTGTTTGAAGTTTCTAACATCTACGAAGATGATACCCCTGAAAAGCAACAGAGTGTTGCTGGTGGTATTCGCCGTGGAACAGAGCGGTTTGAAGGAGCAGGGCGCTTTTGGGATGGTCATACGAGAACAGTTGATGTTTTTGAGGCGAAAGCAGATGCATTGGCTGTTTTAGAAGCATGTGGGCTAGATCTTGACAAGGTTCAAATTGAGGTTGGAGCACCTGATTGGTATCATCCTGGTCGTTCAGGGGTCATGAAGCTTGGATCAAAGATTGTTCTTGGTTTTTTTGGTGTTCTTCATCCTGCTATATTAGAGAGATTAGATGTCAGTGGCCCTTTATGCGGTTTTGAAATTTTTCTCGATCGGATTCCGGAGTCAAAGAAAAAGGCAACAAAAAGCCGTTCTCCTTTGAAACTATCGCCTTTTCAAATGGTGCGGCGTGATTTTGCATTTGTAGTTGATAAAGTGATTACTTCTTCTCTTATTGTTCGTGCTGCGAGTGGAGCGGATAAAAAGCTTATTCATTCGGTTCGGGTTTTTGATGTTTTTGAAGATTTAAGTCTTGGTGAAGATAAAAAATCTGTTGCGATTGAAGTGGCTATTCAACCTATTGAACGGACTTTAACTGATGGGGATATAGAAGCGCTTGCTTCGAAAGTGGTAGAAAATGTCACCAAAGCAACGGGCGCATATCTGCGTCGTTGA
- a CDS encoding Hsp20 family protein, with protein sequence MTHVTPFSNPLLLGFEAVEKTLRRINKADETYPAYNIERLHKNDEANHIRITLAVAGFKVNNLTIFLDCNQLIIHGKQTDNQNRQYLYRGIAARQFQRTFVLAEGMHVTNAELKNGLLSINLYQPKSKKQIKQIPIKVSSAES encoded by the coding sequence ATGACACATGTGACGCCTTTCTCCAATCCCCTTCTTTTAGGATTTGAAGCGGTGGAGAAAACATTGCGACGTATTAATAAAGCTGATGAGACCTATCCAGCCTATAATATAGAGCGTTTACACAAAAACGATGAAGCAAACCATATACGCATCACTTTGGCTGTTGCCGGATTTAAAGTCAATAATCTCACTATTTTTCTAGACTGCAATCAACTGATCATTCATGGCAAACAAACCGACAATCAAAACCGTCAATATTTATATCGTGGTATAGCTGCACGCCAATTCCAACGTACGTTTGTTCTTGCTGAAGGAATGCACGTCACAAATGCCGAGTTGAAAAATGGTCTTTTATCAATTAACTTATACCAACCGAAATCAAAAAAACAAATAAAGCAGATTCCAATTAAAGTCAGTAGTGCTGAGTCATAA
- the pheS gene encoding phenylalanine--tRNA ligase subunit alpha, whose amino-acid sequence MNDIERLEKEICLALEAASDEQTLETVRIAALGKKGCIAEKLKALGKMDVEERHKVGPVLNGLKNRVLELWVQKRDLLKRQAMDTRLSRETVDVTLPVRSSPLERGRIHPISQVIEEIIAIYANMGFSLAEGPDIETDYYNFTALNFPEGHPAREMHDTFFFDVDKTGERKLLRTHTSPVQIRTMEKQKAPIRIIIPGKTYRMDSDATHSPMFHQVEGLVIDKTSTIAHMMWLHETFCKAFFEVPSVNMRFRPSFFPFTEPSMEVDIQCDRSGSKVKFGEGQDWLEILGCGMVHPYVLQNVGLDPDVYQGFAWGMGIDRIAMLKYGMPDLRAFFDADLRWLDHYGFRCFDMPAFFPGLR is encoded by the coding sequence ATGAACGATATTGAGCGTCTTGAAAAAGAAATTTGTTTGGCTTTAGAGGCAGCGAGTGATGAACAGACACTTGAAACAGTGCGTATTGCAGCGTTAGGCAAAAAAGGCTGCATCGCTGAAAAATTAAAAGCATTAGGAAAGATGGATGTTGAAGAACGCCATAAAGTTGGACCAGTTCTTAATGGATTAAAAAATCGTGTTTTAGAATTATGGGTGCAAAAGCGTGATCTTCTTAAGCGTCAGGCAATGGATACGCGACTTTCTCGTGAAACGGTTGATGTTACCTTGCCTGTTCGTTCTTCACCTCTAGAACGGGGGCGTATTCACCCTATCTCACAGGTGATTGAGGAAATTATAGCTATTTATGCGAATATGGGTTTTTCACTTGCAGAGGGACCAGATATTGAAACAGATTATTATAATTTTACGGCATTGAATTTTCCTGAAGGTCATCCAGCTCGCGAAATGCATGATACCTTCTTTTTTGATGTTGATAAAACGGGAGAGCGGAAATTATTGCGTACCCATACATCACCTGTGCAAATTCGTACGATGGAAAAGCAAAAAGCACCGATACGTATCATTATTCCTGGAAAAACTTATCGTATGGATTCGGATGCGACTCATTCCCCCATGTTTCATCAGGTAGAAGGTCTTGTGATTGATAAAACTTCTACTATTGCGCATATGATGTGGCTTCATGAGACTTTCTGTAAAGCTTTTTTTGAAGTTCCTTCTGTAAATATGCGTTTCCGCCCCTCTTTTTTTCCTTTCACTGAACCATCCATGGAAGTGGATATTCAATGTGATCGCTCTGGTTCGAAAGTAAAATTCGGGGAAGGACAGGATTGGCTGGAAATTTTAGGCTGCGGAATGGTGCATCCTTATGTCTTACAGAATGTTGGTTTAGATCCCGATGTGTATCAGGGTTTTGCATGGGGAATGGGCATTGATCGTATTGCGATGTTAAAATACGGTATGCCTGATTTGCGGGCTTTTTTTGATGCTGATCTGCGTTGGTTAGATCATTATGGCTTTCGCTGTTTTGACATGCCTGCTTTTTTTCCTGGTTTAAGATAA
- a CDS encoding DNA recombination protein RmuC, with amino-acid sequence MFDSFLSFMLFGEPFAKLIHLLLLILVCLAFFMLLHSHRKKTLLESETAERAREAQMQMATLLKTQAEMQGRMQAMAEIFGQRQAELNKSIHEQFNGMATNLGHTLQVQTKSTYESLTRLQERLAVIDAAQNNLQSLTGQVVELQAILSNKQTRGTFGQGRMEAIIADALPTNAYVFQATLSNGKRPDCLIHMPHEAPSLVIDAKFPLEAWNAMRAASSSQERQNAERQFRTDMEVHIRDITQKYLIPGETHDTAFLFVPSESIFATIYEDFEPLVQKANRAHVIIVSPSLLMLSVQVVQTIMKDARMREQAHFIQSEVAKLMEDFERMDTRVRALQKHFYKVGEDIEGILTSSSKIIKRANRIEAFELKEKDSVSAQMATSGQSQTLHFVDEE; translated from the coding sequence ATGTTTGATTCGTTTCTTTCTTTTATGCTCTTTGGTGAACCTTTTGCTAAACTGATACATCTACTTTTGCTTATACTCGTTTGCTTGGCATTTTTTATGCTGTTACATTCTCATCGAAAAAAAACACTTTTGGAAAGTGAAACTGCTGAACGCGCCCGTGAGGCACAAATGCAAATGGCGACATTGCTGAAAACACAAGCTGAAATGCAAGGGCGGATGCAAGCTATGGCAGAAATTTTTGGTCAAAGACAGGCTGAATTGAATAAATCTATTCATGAGCAATTCAATGGGATGGCAACCAATTTGGGTCACACTCTTCAGGTGCAGACAAAATCTACTTATGAAAGTTTGACTCGTTTGCAAGAGCGTTTAGCGGTAATTGATGCGGCGCAAAATAATCTTCAATCACTTACGGGACAGGTTGTTGAGCTACAGGCTATTTTAAGCAATAAGCAGACGCGTGGCACTTTTGGTCAAGGGCGGATGGAAGCAATTATTGCCGATGCTTTACCAACGAATGCGTATGTTTTCCAAGCGACTCTTTCAAATGGAAAACGACCAGATTGTCTCATTCATATGCCTCATGAGGCACCCTCTCTTGTTATTGATGCTAAATTTCCTCTAGAGGCTTGGAATGCGATGCGTGCAGCATCATCATCTCAAGAACGCCAAAATGCAGAGCGCCAATTTCGCACTGATATGGAGGTACATATTCGTGATATTACACAAAAATATTTGATTCCTGGAGAAACCCACGATACTGCTTTTCTCTTTGTACCATCGGAATCGATTTTTGCAACAATTTATGAAGATTTTGAGCCATTGGTACAAAAAGCCAATCGGGCGCATGTGATTATTGTATCACCATCTTTGTTAATGCTATCTGTTCAGGTTGTACAAACGATTATGAAAGATGCACGGATGCGGGAACAAGCACATTTTATCCAGTCAGAAGTAGCAAAATTGATGGAAGATTTTGAACGAATGGATACACGTGTTCGCGCTTTACAGAAACACTTTTACAAAGTGGGCGAGGATATTGAAGGGATTTTAACATCATCCTCTAAAATTATAAAACGGGCTAACCGTATTGAAGCTTTTGAATTAAAGGAGAAGGATTCTGTGTCAGCGCAAATGGCAACTTCTGGTCAATCGCAAACATTACATTTTGTTGATGAGGAATAA
- the def gene encoding peptide deformylase, with protein MPIKPLVILPDPILREVSKPVEHVDSTIQKLADDMLETMYDAQGVGLAAIQIGIPLRMLVIDVSRNETQKNPLVIINPEILWLSDERNICKEGCLSIPEYYTEIERPKRLCVRYQDREGKQTEIEADHLLATCLQHEIDHLNGRLFIDHISKIKRDMVIRKFKKRAKEKNAQEAIL; from the coding sequence ATGCCAATTAAACCTTTAGTTATTTTACCTGATCCAATTTTACGGGAAGTGTCCAAACCTGTCGAGCATGTTGATTCAACCATCCAAAAACTCGCAGATGATATGTTGGAAACGATGTATGATGCCCAAGGTGTTGGCCTTGCCGCTATTCAGATTGGGATACCACTACGCATGTTGGTCATAGATGTCTCTAGAAATGAAACCCAAAAAAATCCGCTTGTTATTATTAATCCTGAAATCTTATGGCTTTCCGATGAGCGTAATATTTGCAAAGAAGGTTGCCTTTCTATTCCAGAGTATTATACAGAAATCGAACGGCCCAAACGTCTCTGTGTTCGCTATCAAGATCGCGAAGGAAAACAAACAGAAATTGAGGCAGATCATCTCCTGGCTACTTGTTTGCAACACGAAATCGACCATTTAAATGGTCGCCTTTTTATTGATCACATTTCGAAAATCAAACGCGATATGGTGATACGAAAATTTAAAAAACGCGCAAAAGAAAAAAACGCACAGGAAGCAATTTTGTAA
- a CDS encoding transglycosylase SLT domain-containing protein has product MRHLLFLGALVFFLGGCAKKPPIYTSNVCAILAQKDGFFDNWEKAAKKAEMRYAIPMSIILATINVESSFHHNARPPRKKLFGFIPWKRQSTAYGYAQALDGTWAMYLRSTGKSFARRTNFADAADFVAWYHRQTVQQNGVRFNDAYRLYLNYHMGHGAYARSGGRVTAALAQAAERMAEISSHYEQQLRTCRRR; this is encoded by the coding sequence ATGCGACACCTTTTGTTTTTAGGAGCATTGGTGTTTTTTTTGGGAGGGTGTGCAAAAAAACCTCCTATATATACAAGCAATGTTTGCGCTATTTTAGCTCAAAAAGATGGTTTTTTTGATAATTGGGAAAAGGCTGCTAAAAAAGCAGAAATGCGCTACGCCATTCCTATGTCTATTATTCTTGCAACCATTAATGTGGAATCAAGTTTTCATCATAATGCACGTCCTCCACGCAAAAAACTCTTTGGTTTTATTCCATGGAAACGTCAGTCGACAGCTTATGGTTATGCTCAAGCTCTTGACGGTACATGGGCAATGTATCTCCGCTCTACAGGAAAATCTTTTGCTCGACGTACCAATTTTGCAGATGCTGCTGATTTTGTTGCTTGGTATCATCGTCAAACTGTTCAACAGAATGGTGTGAGGTTTAATGATGCCTATAGACTTTATTTAAATTATCATATGGGACACGGTGCTTATGCGCGTAGTGGGGGTCGTGTAACTGCAGCACTTGCACAGGCAGCAGAACGTATGGCAGAAATATCGAGCCACTATGAACAACAATTAAGGACATGTAGACGGCGTTAG
- a CDS encoding DUF1150 family protein, which produces MGEHKQNLSLQDMTHSDTGQVAYLKKVCTDDLAKNFPDLPPMTPGITIWALFGETGYPIILSDERSIALAGANEHELQIVTLH; this is translated from the coding sequence ATGGGAGAGCATAAACAAAATTTGTCGTTGCAAGATATGACCCATTCTGATACAGGCCAGGTTGCTTATTTAAAAAAAGTTTGTACAGATGATCTAGCTAAAAACTTTCCAGATCTTCCACCAATGACCCCAGGCATTACAATATGGGCTCTTTTTGGTGAAACAGGTTATCCGATCATTTTATCCGATGAGCGCTCTATCGCTCTTGCAGGAGCCAATGAGCATGAACTACAAATTGTAACTCTGCATTAA